From a region of the Flavobacterium sediminilitoris genome:
- a CDS encoding HD domain-containing protein, whose translation MIETNKLKIFNDPIYGFITIPNTLIYDLIQHPYFQRLRRISQMGMSYLVYPGAHHTRFHHALGCLHIMQKAIQTLKFKAVKISEEEENALYIAILLHDIGHGPFSHAMEHSIVEDVHHEELSLLFMEQLNNEFEGKLSLAIQVFKGEYHRKFMLQLISSQLDMDRMDYLRRDSFYSGVAEGNINSERLIQMMNVQDDILVIEEKGIYSVEKFLVARRLMYWQAYLHKTSVVAELTLTKILKRAKELAQKSIPLEASKPLQYFMNNKVSLTDFNRAILNTFSQLDDYDVLSAIKAWQFHDDYVLSTLCKMIINRDLLKIRMLDEKPNKEILNSYKNILLKSHPLTEKEIDYFVFKGKVKNQAYSKESEPIRILKKDKTIEDVVQASDQLNLKALSKPVTKYFICFPKVVLEV comes from the coding sequence GTGATTGAAACCAACAAATTAAAAATTTTTAATGATCCTATATATGGTTTTATAACCATCCCGAATACCTTAATATATGATTTAATACAGCATCCTTATTTTCAAAGGTTAAGGCGAATTTCTCAAATGGGAATGTCGTATTTAGTTTATCCAGGAGCACATCATACACGCTTTCATCATGCATTAGGATGTTTGCATATTATGCAAAAAGCCATTCAAACATTAAAATTTAAAGCCGTAAAAATTTCTGAAGAAGAAGAAAACGCTTTATATATTGCTATTCTTTTACATGATATTGGACATGGACCATTTAGTCATGCAATGGAACATAGTATTGTTGAAGATGTTCATCATGAAGAGTTGTCTTTATTATTTATGGAACAATTAAATAATGAGTTTGAAGGAAAATTATCTTTAGCTATACAAGTCTTTAAAGGAGAATATCATAGAAAGTTTATGTTACAATTAATTTCTAGCCAATTAGATATGGATAGAATGGATTATTTACGTAGAGATAGTTTTTATAGTGGTGTTGCAGAAGGAAATATTAATAGTGAACGTTTAATTCAGATGATGAATGTTCAAGATGATATATTAGTTATTGAAGAAAAAGGAATTTATTCTGTTGAGAAATTTTTAGTAGCTCGTAGATTGATGTATTGGCAAGCTTATTTACACAAAACTAGCGTTGTAGCAGAACTTACTTTGACTAAAATATTGAAAAGAGCAAAAGAATTAGCTCAAAAAAGTATTCCTTTAGAAGCTAGTAAACCTTTACAATATTTTATGAATAATAAAGTATCTTTAACTGATTTTAATAGAGCTATTTTAAACACATTTTCTCAATTAGATGATTACGATGTACTAAGTGCTATAAAAGCTTGGCAATTTCATGACGATTATGTTTTATCTACTTTATGTAAAATGATTATTAATCGTGATTTATTAAAAATTAGGATGCTAGATGAAAAACCGAATAAAGAAATTTTAAATTCTTATAAGAATATTTTATTAAAATCGCATCCATTAACAGAAAAAGAAATTGACTATTTTGTATTTAAAGGAAAAGTCAAAAATCAGGCATATAGTAAAGAAAGTGAGCCTATTAGAATATTGAAAAAGGATAAAACTATTGAAGATGTTGTTCAAGCATCTGACCAATTAAATTTAAAAGCATTATCAAAACCAGTGACAAAATATTTTATATGTTTTCCAAAAGTAGTTTTAGAAGTATAA
- the porX gene encoding T9SS response regulator signal transducer PorX — MNKIKILWVDDEIDLLKPHILFLEKKNYEVTTCNNGQDAIDMFEENNFDIVFLDENMPGLSGLETLSEIKEKKSSVPVIMITKSEEEYIMEEAIGSKIADYLIKPVNPNQILLSLKKNLDHSRLISEKTTLDYQKEFRKIAMDMAMVNSFEDWIELYKRLVYWEMELENIEDQSMVEILESQKVEANTQFGKFIERNYENWFDNTDDKPVLSHKIFGELVAPEIRKKDKPILFIVIDNLRYDQWKAFEGIVNNHYKLEKEVSYYSILPTATQYARNAIFSGLTPLEMEKKFPQYWKNDIDDGGKNLYEGEFLTEQLKRLGLDIKQEYYKITNFKDGKKLAENFKGLKGNDLTTIVYNFVDMLSHAKTEMEVVKELASDDKAYRSLTVSWFKNSPLLDIIQQAQKQGFKLIITTDHGTINCKNPSKVIGDKNTSLNLRYKTGRSLTYEDKDVYAVKDPKKIGLPALNMSSSFIFAKNDLFLAYVNNYNHYVSYYRNTYQHGGISLEEMIIPFLVFEPK; from the coding sequence ATGAATAAAATTAAAATCTTATGGGTTGATGATGAAATCGACTTATTAAAACCACATATATTATTTTTAGAGAAGAAAAACTATGAAGTAACAACATGCAATAATGGTCAAGATGCAATTGATATGTTTGAAGAAAACAATTTTGACATTGTATTTTTAGATGAAAACATGCCTGGTTTAAGTGGTTTAGAAACCCTTTCTGAAATAAAGGAAAAAAAATCTTCTGTACCTGTAATTATGATTACTAAAAGTGAAGAAGAATATATTATGGAAGAAGCTATTGGTTCTAAAATAGCTGATTACCTTATAAAGCCAGTCAATCCAAATCAAATACTGTTAAGTTTAAAGAAAAATTTAGATCATTCTCGCTTAATTTCTGAAAAAACAACATTAGATTATCAAAAAGAATTCAGAAAAATTGCAATGGATATGGCAATGGTAAATTCATTTGAAGATTGGATTGAACTATACAAAAGATTAGTATATTGGGAAATGGAACTTGAAAATATTGAAGACCAAAGTATGGTTGAAATATTAGAAAGTCAAAAAGTTGAGGCTAACACCCAATTTGGAAAATTTATAGAACGAAATTATGAAAATTGGTTTGATAATACTGATGATAAACCCGTTTTATCACATAAAATATTTGGAGAATTAGTTGCGCCTGAAATTAGAAAAAAAGACAAGCCAATACTTTTTATTGTTATTGACAATTTGCGCTACGACCAATGGAAAGCTTTTGAAGGCATTGTAAATAATCATTATAAGTTAGAAAAAGAAGTAAGCTACTACTCTATTCTGCCAACAGCAACACAATATGCTAGAAATGCTATTTTCTCAGGATTAACACCTTTAGAAATGGAAAAAAAGTTTCCACAATATTGGAAAAACGATATTGATGATGGAGGGAAAAATTTATATGAAGGTGAATTTTTAACAGAACAATTAAAACGTTTAGGGTTAGATATTAAACAAGAATATTATAAAATTACTAACTTTAAAGATGGTAAAAAATTAGCAGAAAACTTCAAAGGATTAAAAGGAAATGATTTAACTACAATTGTGTATAACTTTGTAGATATGCTATCTCATGCAAAAACCGAAATGGAAGTTGTAAAAGAATTAGCCTCAGACGATAAAGCATATCGTTCATTAACTGTAAGTTGGTTTAAAAATTCTCCATTACTAGATATTATCCAACAAGCACAAAAACAAGGTTTTAAACTAATTATAACTACAGATCATGGAACTATAAACTGTAAAAACCCTTCAAAAGTGATTGGAGATAAAAATACAAGTTTAAATCTAAGATATAAAACAGGAAGAAGCTTAACCTATGAAGATAAAGATGTTTATGCAGTGAAAGATCCTAAAAAAATAGGATTGCCAGCATTAAATATGAGTAGTTCTTTTATTTTTGCAAAAAATGATTTATTTCTAGCTTATGTAAACAACTATAATCATTATGTAAGTTACTATAGAAATACCTATCAACATGGAGGAATTTCCTTAGAAGAAATGATTATTCCGTTTTTAGTTTTTGAACCTAAATAA
- the tsaE gene encoding tRNA (adenosine(37)-N6)-threonylcarbamoyltransferase complex ATPase subunit type 1 TsaE, with amino-acid sequence MNINFTLEEIQNVAKQILETPLLKKVITFHAEMGVGKTTLIKALVNELGVQSNSSSPTFSLVNEYETKNGEIVYHFDLYRLNSEVEAYDMGIDEYFYSGNWCFIEWPEKTPNLIPIDHAAIYLKLNNDKSRTLVLKN; translated from the coding sequence ATGAATATAAACTTTACTCTTGAAGAAATACAGAATGTTGCAAAACAAATACTAGAAACACCTTTATTAAAAAAAGTAATTACTTTTCATGCCGAAATGGGCGTTGGAAAAACTACTCTAATTAAGGCTTTAGTTAATGAATTAGGAGTGCAATCTAATTCGAGTAGCCCTACATTTTCATTAGTAAACGAATATGAAACTAAAAATGGTGAAATAGTTTATCATTTTGATTTATATAGATTAAATAGTGAAGTAGAAGCTTATGATATGGGAATTGATGAATATTTTTATTCAGGAAATTGGTGTTTTATAGAATGGCCAGAAAAAACCCCAAATCTTATTCCTATAGATCATGCTGCGATTTATCTAAAGTTAAACAATGATAAATCTAGAACATTAGTTTTAAAGAATTAA
- a CDS encoding alanine dehydrogenase: MSIYSPFSKMQLLPQEEKLEIITHKSDLFIGIPKETAYQERRICLTPDAVSSMTSHGHRVMIEAGAGESSSYSDKDYSEAGAEVTNDTKKVFSCPMILKVEPATLPEIEMMNPQTIIISAIQLKTQRKAYFEALATKRITALAFEFIKDEDGSYPAVKSLSEIAGIASIHIAAELMINQNIGKGLLFGNITGVPPTEVVILGAGTVAEYAARTAIGLGASVKVFDNSITKLRRLQNALHQRIFTSTIQEKALLKALRRCDVAIGAMRGKNRTPIVVTETMVEHMKKGAVIVDVSIDTGGCFETSEITTHEKPTFIKNNIIHYCVPNIPSRYSKTASMSISNIITPFLLQIAEDGGIESAIRCNRGLKNGIYFYHGLLTNKSIADWFNLEYRDINLIVF; encoded by the coding sequence ATGTCAATATACAGTCCGTTTTCAAAAATGCAGTTGCTACCTCAGGAAGAGAAATTGGAAATTATTACCCATAAAAGTGATTTATTTATTGGAATTCCCAAAGAGACAGCTTATCAAGAAAGACGCATTTGCTTAACACCAGATGCTGTTAGTTCTATGACTTCTCATGGACATAGAGTTATGATTGAAGCTGGAGCAGGAGAAAGTTCTAGTTATAGTGATAAAGATTATTCTGAAGCTGGAGCAGAAGTTACAAACGATACTAAAAAAGTTTTCAGTTGTCCTATGATTTTAAAAGTAGAACCTGCTACTCTACCTGAAATCGAAATGATGAACCCACAAACAATTATCATTTCTGCAATACAATTAAAGACTCAAAGGAAAGCTTATTTTGAAGCATTAGCTACAAAAAGAATAACAGCATTAGCATTTGAATTCATTAAAGATGAAGATGGGTCTTATCCAGCAGTAAAATCATTATCAGAAATTGCAGGAATTGCATCAATACATATTGCTGCTGAATTAATGATTAATCAAAATATAGGAAAAGGACTTTTATTTGGAAATATTACAGGTGTTCCACCTACAGAAGTTGTAATTCTTGGAGCAGGAACCGTAGCAGAATATGCTGCTAGAACAGCAATCGGATTAGGTGCAAGTGTAAAAGTTTTTGACAATTCTATTACAAAACTTAGACGACTTCAGAATGCATTACACCAACGTATTTTTACATCAACCATTCAAGAAAAAGCACTTTTAAAAGCATTAAGACGATGTGATGTAGCTATTGGAGCAATGAGAGGTAAAAATAGAACTCCTATTGTTGTTACTGAAACTATGGTTGAACACATGAAAAAAGGAGCTGTTATAGTTGATGTAAGTATTGATACTGGTGGCTGTTTTGAAACATCTGAAATTACAACTCATGAAAAACCTACATTTATAAAGAATAATATTATTCACTATTGTGTTCCAAATATTCCTTCTCGCTATTCTAAAACAGCATCAATGTCAATAAGTAATATTATTACACCTTTTTTACTTCAAATAGCAGAAGATGGAGGAATTGAAAGTGCTATTCGATGCAATAGAGGGCTCAAAAATGGAATTTATTTCTATCATGGTCTTTTAACTAATAAATCTATTGCAGATTGGTTTAATCTTGAATATCGAGATATTAATCTTATTGTATTCTAA